A single genomic interval of Apis cerana isolate GH-2021 linkage group LG14, AcerK_1.0, whole genome shotgun sequence harbors:
- the LOC107998666 gene encoding uncharacterized protein LOC107998666 has protein sequence MSSYHKSQVKPTIKVPKRRRKKSTASNNLYVSPSLIDKFQKYVGREQKSDSLKILSNNGDNKESKEIKEIKESKETEKKKGSKDVRLMSNLPNDTAVHFGSFYGVEGNVNKPRTTKVKNSMDSINLSYKSIPRLEFTRQMVQKLERTAGTEDYARQVSALLEETVEPAHFKLHSLPTENSIPDGRYNPTGFPLWYKEPYKIPFASDEIYKLLKEKLDNMEGKARNIFEDESPEKSSLEEWSEDEQMEYGENDEDINDILKRRKSSMHLLSNKSSSLTEAKDTDSKESSEISLNGKLNKPTLPHQH, from the exons ATGTCGTCGTATCATAAATCTCAAGTGAAACCGACGATAAAGGTTCCTAAGCGTCGTCGAAAAAAATCCACAGCTTCCAATAACCTATACGTATCACCCTCTTTGATCGACAAGTTTCAAAA GTACGTAGGGAGGGAGCAAAAATCCGactctttgaaaatattgtccAACAATGGGGACAACAAGGAATCCAAGGAAATTAAGGAAATCAAGGAATCGAAAGAGaccgagaagaaaaaaggttcCAAGGATGTGAGGTTGATGTCGAATCTTCCTAATGACACGGCGGTACACTTTGGAAGTTTTTATGGTGTCGAAGGAAACGTGAATAAACCACGAACGACTAAAGTAAAGAATTCCAtggattctattaatttatcgtaCAAATCGATACCGAGATTGGAATTCACTAGGCAAATGGTCCAAAA ACTGGAACGAACAGCTGGTACGGAGGACTACGCGCGACAAGTGTCAGCCTTATTGGAGGAGACGGTCGAACCGGCGCATTTCAAACTGCATTCTCTGCCAACCGAGAATTCGATTCCAGACGGGAGATACAATCCCACGGGATTCCCGCTCTGGTACAAGGAACCTTATAAAATACC ATTCGCTTCGGACGAGATTTACAaacttttaaaagagaaacttGATAACATGGAAGGAAAAGCGAGAAATATCTTCGAGGATGAATCTCCGGAGAAAAGTTCGTTGGAAGAATGGAGCGAAGACGAGCAAATGGAGTATGGCGAAAATGACGAGGACATTAACGATATactgaagagaagaaaatcgtCGATGCACTTGTTGTCGAATAAATCGTCTTCTCTTACCGAAGCGAAGGACACAGATTCGAAGGAAAGCagtgaaatttctttgaatggGAAACTGA